The Chitinophagales bacterium genome includes the window GTGCTTTGATAAAATACTTTATTTTCAATATGCTCGGCTATTTCTCTTGCTTGTAAAATAATTTTTTTTGCTTCGATATATTTTTTATCATCCAATAGAAGAGAGGAAAGATTCATCAAAGGATAGATTTGTTTCTGAGGAGCTTTATTGTATATGGCAGCTTTGATGGATTTTTCGAAATAGGGTTTGGCTTCTTGATTGCGTTTCATCTTATAGAGTACATCTCCTATATTGTTCAAATTTCCCGGTTCTCCCTGCTTATATCCTATACCTATAAATGCATTATTTGCTTTCAAATTATATTCTAGTGCCCGATCAAGCTCCTGAATGTTTCCATAAACTGCTGCTAGTAGAGAGTAACTATTCGCCAATAGAAATCCATTATGAGCCTGCTCTGCATTTTCTATAGCAGCATAAAAACTTTGGATGGACTCTTTGGGTTTTCTTTTATAGAAGTATAGAAATCCTAACCGAAAATAGAGATGAGATTTTAAATCGGGATCAAAACTGTCTTCATCCTTTAGAGAATTGTAAATGATGTCATACGCCTCATCAATTCTCTGAGTAAACCCCAATGCGGTAGCTAAACAATAGCTTATAAATACATAGATTTCGGAAGAATTATTTTTTTTGAACGTTTTTAATAATTGTCTAGCTACTACAATGCCTTCTTGATACTTCATAGCCTTGTTTAGCAAATAGATTTCTATCGATTTTAGTATCTGGCTATATGGGTGATTTATGGAATTGGTGTTAGCTCCTTGCATTTGTTTTAATTTAGCAAGTGATTTTTCAAATTTTAAATCTATGTCTTTGACAAGGATATCCAATCCATTTTTTTGCTCTTTGGTTAATTCACTATGTTTTGTATATAAGAATTTCATGAGCAGCTTATACTATTTTGTGCAGAATTGCTTTACTGACAGCTTCGGATTGGGAATGAACATGTAGTTTTTTATAGATATTTTTAAAGTGAAATCGCACGGTATCGATGCTGATATTGATGTCTGCGGCTATCATTTTTTGTGAGTAGCCCTTTACTAATAATCCTAGTATGCTTTTTTCTTTTTCCGTAAGCGCATAGTTCTCATCTATATTTATTTTCTCATTCTGTATGTTGCGAAATAGGCTCAATACCTTAGTTGCAATTTGTGGGTTCATAGGTGCACCGCCTTTATACACAGATTCTATGGCATCTATGAGTTCAGCTGGTCTTGTTTTTTTCAAGATATATCCAGAAGCTCCCGCACATAATGCATCAAATACTGTATCATCTGCTTCATGAACGGTTTGAATAAGAATAGGCAAGTCAGGATAAATCTTTCGTATCTGTTTGATAGCTTCTATGCCATTCATTTCTGGCATTTCGATATCCATGAGAATTACATCAGGCTGATAGGACTCGATATGCTTCAAAACATCCACTGGGTTTTCAAATGCTGCTGCACATTTCACGCCTTCGGTTCCGTTTATCAGCTGAAAAAGTCCATCCCTCAAGTAGGAAATGTCCTCATACAGTAGGGTGACTATTGTTCGTGACTCCATATTTCAATTTATTGCAAAATTGAACAAATATTTTTTTTTGATAGACTACATGATGATGTAGTCTATTTTTCATGCAGCGAATTCCTCCTCTACCTCATCAATCTCATAAATCAAATTGTCGAGGATAAAGCGTTGGCGTTCCTTATCATTACCTCCCATGTAGTATTTAAGGAGTTCTTGAATTTTCACCTTATCGTCAAGAATGATGGGCATGAGGCGCATATCTTTTCCTATGAATAACTTGAATTCATCAGGCGATATTTCTCCTAAACCTTTGAAGCGCGTGATTTCAGGCTTTCCACCGAGTTTTTTAATGGCAGCTTTCTTTTCTTGATCAGAATAGCAGTAAATAGTTTCTTTCTTATTTCTCACTCTAAAGATGGGTGTTTCTAGAACTTTCACATGTCCATTGATGACCAATTCTGGGAAAAACTGCAGGAAGAAGGTAAGAAGAAGTAACCGAATATGCATACCATCATGGTCGGCATCGGTTGCTATGATGACATTGTTATATCGTAGATTTTCGATACCTTCTTCGATATCTAAAGCATGCTGAAGAAGATTGAGTTCTTCATTTTCATAGACGATTTTCTTTTTCATACCAAAGCAGTTCTGAGGCTTTCCTTTGAGGGAAAATACAGCCTGAGTCTCCGCATTTCTAGACTTGGTCATAGAACCTGAGGCGGAGTCCCCTTCGGTTATGAATATGGTCGTTTCTTTATTATGATCATACTTTTCATCGGTATAGTGATAGCGACAGTCACGTAGTTTTTTGTTGTGAATATTCGCTTTTTTAGCTCGCTCTTTTGCTATTTTTCTTACTCCCTCCATATCCTTTCGCTCACGTTCGCTGTTTTGTATTTTTTTCAAAATAGCCTCCGCTACCAGTGGATTTTTATGAAGATAGTTGTCCAGATATTGTTTTACAAAATCGTTGACAAAGGCTTTCATAGACCGACCATCGTTCTCTAGTGTGACAGTTCCTAGTTTTGTCTTGGTCTGACTTTCGAACATAGGTTCTTGAATTCGCACACAAATAGCCCCCACTATAGACATACGAATATCCGAAGCGTCAAAGTCTTTTTTATAAAAATCTCGAATGGTTTTGACGATAGCCTCTTTGAATGCACCTAAATGCGTGCCTCCTTGGGTCGTATATTGCCCATTGACAAAGGTATAGTATTCTTCTCCATATTTAGAGGAATGAGTGAATGCCATTTCTATTTCATCATTTTTGAGATGAATAATAGGATATTGCTGCGATTCTTCATCTATTTTTTTACTTACCAAGTCTTTTAATCCATCTTTAGAGCTAAACTCCTGACCATTGAAGATAAGTTTGAGTCCGGCATTGAGATAGGCATAATTCCATAGCTGCTCCTGCACATAGTCGGGGATAAATCGATAATTATGAAAAATGGCATTGTCTGGTCTGAACCATATGGTAGTGCCATTGACATCTTTAGAAGCTTGTATTTTAGTTTCCATTTTTAATTTTCCGCCTTCAAACTCAGCTATTTTTTCCTTACCTTCTCTTACGGATTTTACTTTGAAATAGGAAGACAAGGCATTGACAGCTTTAGATCCTACACCATTCATCCCTACAGACTTTTTGAAAGCCTTAGAGTCAAATTTTCCTGAGGTATTCATTTTTGAGATAGAGTCAACCACTTTTTCCAAGGGAATACCTCTGCCGTAGTCTCGAATCATAACTTCTGCACTATCGAGGTTTATATCTACTTTTTTGCCATGACCCATAATAAATTCATCGATTGCATTATCCATGATTTCCTTGAGTAGAATATATATACCATCATCTTGAGATGTGCCATCCCCCGTTTTCCCGATATACATTCCCGGTCTCAAGCGCATATGCTCCAGCCAATCCAGGGTTTTTATGTCATCCTTGGAGTATTCTAATTCTAAATCACTCTTCATTTTTCCGAATAAATTATATGCAAATTTGTATGAAAATAAATGAAATCTAGAATTCTAGTATTAACATAGTTTTTTTTACATTTTATTTCAAAGATGTAGCAAATAAATATTATGGTTATAAATTGCTGATTTATTGTGTAATTTTGTTTCATCATGACAAAACTTAGGTTGTTTTTTGCCACGTTCCTATTAGTTTGGGGTAATCTAATCTCTCAAAATAATTGTGCAGATTATATACAGGTGTGTGGCAATCAAGCCATAAGCCTCAATGTATCTGGAGGTGGAGTGCAAGAAATAGGTTTTAATACGTGGTGTTTCTTTCAGGAACACAATTCCTTATGGCTGCGGTTTACTATCCAGACAGGTGGTACTTTGGGTTTTAACCTCATTCCTGCAAGCACGAGTATTGTTGAGGACTATGACTTTATGATTTTTGGACCTAATGTAACTTGCATCAATAAAGGGACTCCTATTCGCTGCAGTTCTACCAATCCGCAAGCTGCCGGTTCACCAAACAATCACACGGGTATGCGTGCATCTAGCACTGATGTGTCAGAAGGACCAGGAAATCTTGGAGATAATTGGGTGCAATGGTTGACAGTCAATGCTGGAGAATCCTATTTTTTACTTATTGATAGACCACTTGGAAATTCTGCATTTACTCTAAATTGGACAGGAACAGCAGTACTAAAAAAAACAGACGCAGGTCCTGATTTGACAGTATGTAAAGGTAAAACAATTACTATGGCAGCTACAGAAACAGGGACGTGGATTCAGCATAGTACCAACCCTTCAACTGTGAGCTTTTCTTCTATAACTAATCCTAAATCTTCAGTTTCTGGTTTTAATACTGCTGGAATCTATAAGTTTACTTGGAGTTCATTGGGTTGTGCAGATACCATGCAAATTCAAGTCTTGAATACTTCTAGCTCCAATGAAGCGAAAACAATTTGCCAAGGTCAAACCTATAGAGGTCATAGTGCTACAGGAGTTTACAAAGATACCCTTAAAAATATAGCTGGATGTGATAGTATTATCACCTTGACCCTAACTGTAAATCCAAACTCAGGTTCTACAATTTATAAAACCATATGCCAAGGGGAGAGTTTTCTGGGTAGAACTACATCGGGAACATATACTGATAAATTGGTGAGTGCAAATGGTTGTGATAGCATGCGCACTTTGATTTTGACTGTGAATCCAAGTCATAACCCTGTGATCAATAAAAGTATTTGTGATGGTGAAAGTTTTATGGGTAAAACGGTAACTGGGACCTATACATTCAGTTATAAGAATACCTTTGGTTGTGATAGTATTGTGACTTTAAATCTAAGAGTCAATAATTATTCGAATGTAGTTATCAATGCCGCTATTTGTCAAGGACAATCCTATAATGGCAAAACGGTTGCTGGTACCTATAAAGATAGCTTTAAAAGTATCGAAGGATGTGATAGTATCCGTACATTAAACCTTACCGTCAATCAGCATAGCACATCGACCATCAGGGATACTATCTGTGATGGCAAGTCGCACGGAGGTCATACGAAGACAGGAACCTATGTTGACGTTTTAAAAAATGTAGTGAATTGCGATAGCACACGCACCTTACATTTGGTAGTGAAACCTAATTCATTTTTTACTGTCAATAAAAAAATATGTCAGGGAGAGAGTTTTCTAGGTCGCTCTTCTACGGGTAATTATTCCGATATATTTCTAAGTGCCAATGGATGCGATAGTACCCGTTTTTTAAATTTGTGGGTGACACCCAAAGTGACTATCCCCTTAAATAGAAAAATATGTGAAGGCGAAGTATTTATGGGTCATACCACTTCAGGATTTTATATAGACACGTTGCGAAATGATATTGGATGTGATAGCATTATTACTCATTTAACGCTCAGGGTAATACCGAAAGATTCACTTCTGCGAAAAACAATCTGCGAAGGCGAGAGTTTTCTAGGTTATGATTCTACTGGAGTTTATTTCGACAATATTATTGATGAAAATAATTGTCCTCGATTGAGAAGACTTGAACTTACTGTAAATCCGACTACTTATGGCAGTGAGACAAAAATCATTTGTTTCGGTGAAACTTATAAAGGGAAAAATAAAACGGGGAAGTATTCCATAAAATACAAAAACGTCAATGGTTGTGATAGTTTCTTTAGTTTGGATTTGACTGTAAAGCCAGACTTTCTTACTAAGACTCTAAGGGATACCAATACCTGTAGAGGAAATCCCATTACACTGGGAGTAAAAGAAGGATATAAAGCCTATGAGTGGAATGATGGCGAAAATACTGCAGTTCGGAACGTAAATATATCGGATAACTATGTAGTTACAGTTACTAACCATGATGACTGCCTGTCTACAGACAAAGCCAAGGTTTTTTTCTACCCGCTGCCAAAAGTAGAAATAGGAGAGGATACGATTATTTATGATGGGGAAATACTACGATTAGAACCGAAGATATCTGGAATTTTGAATTACCAAGGTTTAAGGTGGTCGCCTAAACAACTTTTTAAGTGTGATTCTTGCCTCAATCAATGGCTTGAAACTGGACAGAGCACCTATGTCAAATTAGCTTATAACGATAAATACACTTGTTACGGACAAGACTCTTTTGATATCAGAGTTTTACCTGTTCAGAATGTCGGACTACCGACTGCCTTCTCTCCCAATGGAGACGGAGAGAATGACTATTTTGAACTCAATGGAGGTCCTGTGCGTAGTCTTAGTATTTCTATTTTTAATCGCTGGGGAGAAAAAGTATATGAATATACTGGCAAGACTCCTGCGTGGGATGGTAAATATAAAGGTGAGCCATCCCCTACTGGGGTTTATACCTATTTTGTCCGCTTCAATTTATACAAAGGTGGCATTCAGGAAAAGATGGGAACATTTACGATAATACGATAATGTTACGCCATTTTGTCTTGCTCTTTAAACAAAAAGCCACGTCATTTCGTCTCATAAACGTCTAAAAGACATAGATTAGTATGATCAACTAATTTTATTATGACACCTTGTCTCTTATTCTTTGAATGTATTAAATTTGAATGAATATTCTAGAATGAATTGAGTTCGCAATATCTTATTTTAAAATATGAGGAAGAGCCTATTCAACATTTAAAATTCAAAATTAAACATTAACTCAGTGGATATTAAAAAACTTACTATCAAATCGCAAGAGCTCCTTCAAAAAGCTCAAAACAAAGCTGTTGAGGCTTCACATCAGGCTATAGAGAATGCGCATATCGCAATGGCAATCTTGGAAGATGCCGAGAATTTAGTCCCTCAAATTGTGAAGAAATTGGGAATTCAGCCTACACCAATAGTCAACAAATTGGAGGAATCTATTCAAAAAATACCGCGAGTTTCAGGTACAGATTCTGGTCAATACCTCAGTAGAAATGCCCAGACAGTCATGGTGAAAGCGGAATCATTGCTCAAAGACGTTGGTGATAGTTATGTGAGCCCTGAATTGGTCATGTTATCTATGCTTATGCAAAGTGATGATACTGCCAAATTACTCAAAGAGTTCGGTTTAAAAGAATCTGAATTTCGCAAAGCACTCAAGGAAATACGAGGTAATCAAAAAGTAGATTCGAATACGACAGAAATGACCTACGATTCTCTCGGAAAATATGCTATTAATTTAAACGAACAAGCTGAAAAAGGCAAGCTCGATCCTGTAATTGGACGTGATGAAGAGATAAGACGGGTTCTACATATTCTTTCACGAAAGACAAAAAACAACCCAATGCTTATAGGTGAACCTGGAGTAGGTAAAACTGCCATAGCTGAAGGTATAGCCAAGCGAATCGTCAATGGGGATGTACCAGAAAACTTATTAGATTTAAAAGTGTTTGCACTAGACATGGGTGCACTTCTAGCGGGTGCCAAGTACAAAGGAGAATTTGAAGAGCGACTCAAGGCCGTGGTTAAAGAAGTGGTAGAGAGTGATGGCAAAATTGTATTGTTTATTGATGAAATTCATACCCTCATAGGTGCAGGAAAGTCTGACGGAGCTATGGATGCAGCGAATATTCTCAAACCATCTTTAGCACGGGGGGAATTGCGTTCTATCGGAGCTACTACTCTAGATGAATATCAAAAGTATTTTGAAAAGGACAAAGCTATGGAGCGAAGATTTCAAAAAGTGATGATCGAAGAGCCTGATGAAGAAGCGGCCATATCTATCTTGCGAGGTCTGAAAGAGCGCTACGAACGTTACCACAATGTAGAGATAAAAGATGAGGCCATTATTTCAGCAGTTACCCTTTCACAGCGATACATAACGGATCGTTTCTTGCCCGATAAAGCTATAGACCTCATCGACGAAGCTGCGGCAAAACTGAGACTTGAAATTAATTCAGTTCCGGAAGAGCTAGATGAACTCAATCGAAAAATAATGCAGCTCGAGATAGAGCGAGAAGCCATCCGTCGTGAAAATGATGAGACGAAACTGAAAAGTATCGAAGAACAATTAGCGAAATGGAATTTGAGTCGAGAAGAATTTAAATCCAAATGGGAAAAGGAAAAATCAATTGTCGATAAGATTCAAGATGCTAAATCTAAATTAGAAGCCCTAAAACTAGAGGCAGAACAAGCAGAGCGTAGTGGAAATTACGCCCGCGTTGCAGAAATTCGCTATGGATTGATGACTTCTACCCAAGCAGAAGTAGAAGCTTGTGAAAAAGAACTCAAGTCCATAGAGGGAGGAGATAAGTTGATGAAAGAATTTGTCACATCCGAAGATATCGCAGAGATCGTGAGTAAGTGGACAGGTGTGCCGGTGCAGTCTATGTTGCAGTCTGAAAAAATGAAATTACTTCATCTTGATGAAGAACTTCGCAAACGAGTTGTAGGTCAAGAAGAAGCAGTCGAGGCAGTAGCTAGCGCCATATTGCGTAGTCGAGCAGGTTTGCAAAATCCAAATCGTCCTATCGGTTCATTTTTATTTCTAGGTAGCACAGGAGTAGGGAAGACCGAGTTGGCAAAGGCTCTAGCCGAATATCTATTCAACGATGAAAATGCTTACATCCGAATAGACATGAGTGAATACTCTGAGAAACATAGTGTAAGCCGTCTCGTGGGTGCGCCTCCGGGCTATGTAGGATATGAGGAAAGCGGTCAATTGACAGAAGCTGTAAGGCGAAGACCTTACTCCGTCGTGTTGCTCGATGAAATAGAAAAAGCACATCCTGATACCTTCAATATTCTTCTTCAAATGCTTGACGATGGACGATTGACGGACAATAAAGGTCGCCTCATTAACTTTAAGAATACCATTATCATTATGACCTCCAATATGGGTTCGGATATCATTTTAGAGGGATTCGATGATGTGGAAGACGAAAATATGGCTAATGTGGCTCCTATTGTGAAGCAAAAACTGGTAGGGCATCTCAAAACCATCATAAAACCTGAATTTATCAATCGTATCGATGATATAGTTCTATTCCTCCCATTAAGGAGGTCCGTAATTCGAGAAATAGTGAAGATTCAGCTAAAACAGGTTGAGGATTTACTAGCCGATCAAGATTTAAAATTAGAGATATTACCTGCAGCCTTGGATTATCTGGCAGAGCATGGTTATGACCCAGAGATGGGCGCTAGACCATTGAAAAGATTGATTCAACGTGACATTGTCAATCTTATATCTAAGAAAATAATCGCTGGAGATTTTGTCAAGGGGATGATTATTTATATTGATGCTGTCGATGATATTTTAGCGGCGTACACGAAGTAGAATATACTCCTATCACTTAGTATAATTTTACCCACAAAGGCACCAAGACTGAAATTATAAAGCTAAAAATCTCTCTGTTGTTCTGATAGAACTATCGAGACAGGTGATAATTACTACTTAGTGTCTTTGTGGCAAGTAACAATTGATAACTTGTATTATTTCTTTACATTAAAATCACCAGAGTAAATAAGAATAAAGTTGTCCATATTGATGTATTTTTTTGCAGCATCATTTACCTCTTGTAGTGTTACTTTCTGTAATTTTTCACTAAATTCATCGTAGTATTTCAGATCTTTTTTCTGCTCCATGTATCGATTTAATAGACTCGCAATAAAATTATTATTGCCTAGCCCTATTTTTCTTTCCTGAATCTGGCTGCCTTTAATATCCGATAGTTCCTTGCTTGTAAAACTTCCTTGGCTTGCTTTGGTGAGTTCTTCTATAAGGGCATTATTTAGTTTATCTTTAAAACTTGGATTGAAAAAGGCATAAGTGCCGAAGCTACCAATTTGATCCTCAAAATCTGCAGACAAAAATGATCCAGCTCCATAGCTCATTCCCTCTGCTTCACGGAGTCTCTGAGCTATTCTCGAATTTAGAAAAGCCCCACCGCCTATAATTTCATTGGCCATATACATAGCAGGGAAATCTGCGTCTTTCTCGCAAAGTGACATATTGAGAGTGCCGGCAGAAACTGCATTCGTTTTATCATTGATTTGAATAGTTTCATTCTGCTTGGTCGTAGCTATATTTAGTTTTTTGATTTTGACGTATGGGGTCTTGGCATTCCAACCACTAAAAATTTCTTTTAGTGCTTTAGTTGCCGCAACTTTATCTACTTCACCCACGAAGGATGCATATCCTTCATTGAGCCCAATAAATTTCTGATAGAAGTCCTTGACATCTTGAAGTTTTGCTTTTGAAAAACCTAGCAGTTGCTCATCAATAGTCATACTGCCTAGTGGGTGTCCTTTAGGATAAGGATTAGTTTTTATACTGAGTGTCGTGAAAGCTACGTTTTGCGGATCGTTTTTATAAGCTTCATACATTGTTTTATATTCGAGTACCACTTTGTCAAACTCATTTTGATCAAAAGACGGATTGCGCAGAATATCTCTTAACAGATTCATAGTAGCCTGCATATTGTCTTTATCGGTATTAATAGAGATAGATAGAAAGTTAGCTCCGAAATTGACATTGATATCTGATTTTAATTTATCGAGTTCGTCCTTTATTTGAGTTCTATTCTTGGTAGTAGTGCCAGATTTTAACACCGATCCAAGTAGCATTGCTGCTATATCGGTATGCATTAAACTTTGTTCATCCCCTTGAAAAATTTTAATTCTCCCTACTATCTTATTATTTTTAGTTGGCTTATTCAATATGGAATATTGAAGTTTACCATCGATATCTCCTCGTTGAACATTTTTCTTGATATTATCGATGCTAGCATCAAATTCCTGAAGTGTTTGGGTTTGTTCTTTACCTTTATAATCTTTTACCAAGGCATTAATATCAGGTCTTTCATCTACTTTCACTCTATCTGTATTTCTTTCAGGTATAAACTGTCCCCAAGTGCGGTTAGAAGGCCTGTAGTATCTGGCAGCGACTCTTTCCAAATCGGTTACGGTAATTTTATCAATATTATCGCGATAGATATACAACAATCTATAATCGCCCGATGCAATAATTTCAGTCAAGAAAATACCAAAATTGATCGTATTGCTCATAGCTCTATCTATCTGCTTTGTGAGTGAAGCTTTTGCCCTTTGCAATTGTTCTTCGGTGAATTTTGTTTGAGGCAAACCATCCAGTACCTTCCACATTCTGTTTTTTGGCTCATCGACAGATTGATCCATAGGAATATTCATGGAAAAATAGGTATAGCCTGGATCATAGAGTGGCATTGAGTAACCATAAACAGAAGTGGCTAGCTTAGTGTCCATAAGCTCTTTATAGAGTAATCCCGAACCTTCAGACGTTAGTATTTCTATGAGGGCATCATTCACAATGTAATCCTTATCAGAAGCTGCAGGAGTATGATAGGCTAAAGCTATAATGCGTTCATCTCCATTTCTTTTCAACTCTACATAGCGCTCACCATCCTGAGGTGGCTCTACGGTATAGGTAGGCTGCAGCACACGCGTGGGTTTAGGCAGAATAGCTAAGTTTTTAGCAATATACTCCAATGCCTTTTTCTCATCAAACTTACCTGCTATAATAAGTGTGGCATTATCAGGTTGATAGTATTTTTTATAGAAGGCTCTAAGATTTTCTACAGGTACTCTTTCTATATCTTCACGGCTGCCTATGGTCGAATTTCCATAATTATGCCACAGATACATTGTAGATAGGATGCGTTCATTCAGTACACCTCCGGGATTATTTTCTCCTATTTCAAATTCATTGCGAACCACACTAAACTCTTTTTCGAGCTCTTCTTTGAGAATTTTGGCATTGACCATTCTATCTGCCTCCATTTCTATAGCCCATTTCAGATTACTATCCGCTGCGGGCAATATTTCATAATAATTGGTGCGATCATACCAGGTAGTTCCATTCGCGGAGGCACCTCTGTCTCCTATAGCTTTTTTTATGTCTTTAAAATTTTTACAAGACTTGAATAACATATGTTCGAGTAAATGGGCCATCCCAGTCTCTCCATACCCTTCATGTCTGGAGCCTACGTGATAAATGATGTTTACAAGAAGATTGCTCTGTGAAGGGTCAGAAATCAATAAAATCTTGAGTCCATTTTCACATTTAAACTCTTTGATACCTTCCATTGTCCTTACTGGTGTAGGAAGTTTTATTTGACTGGACATATATTGCGCAGCTAATAATAATGCTGCTAATAGGATTTTTTGCATAGTTGGTTTTAATTTTAAGTGAAAAGAAAATATTTTAAATTATAAAGGTTGGGAATAAGGAATGTATCCTTTGAGATTGAATTTTTCCAGCTGGTTTTTTGCCAATTATTTTATGGTGAAATTTATTGGAACATCAAAATAAACAGCTACGTTTTTACCTGCTTGTTTTCCAGGTTTCCATTTTGGCATTTTTTTAATGACACGAACCGCCTCTTCGTCGCAGCCTCCACCTATACCTTTTGTGACTTTTACCTTTAGAATAGAGCCATCACTATGGACTACGAAGTTAACCATGACTACCCCTTGTATGTTATTTTTTAGTGCCTTGACAGGATATTTTATATTCTTTTGCAAGAACGCCATTAATGCATTATCTCCACCCGGGAACTCAGGCATCTGCTCTGCAAATACATATGGTTCTTCGGATTTATCTGAGCTACTTTCTTGGCTATAGCAGGATAAAGATATCAATAAGAGGAAGGCAATCAAGTTGATATTTTTTTTCATAAATTGTTTTTCCAAAGATATAAAAAAACCCGAAGAATTTCTTCGGGTTTTTAACAAATTACTATTTTTAATTACTCTATTTTGAAGTTAACCGGTACGTCAAAGTAAACCGGAACAGGCTGACCTCCTTGTTTACCAGGCTTCCAGCGAGGCATGTTACGCACGACTCTTGCGGCTTCTTCATCGCAGCCGCCTTTGATACCTTTGGTTACATTTACTTTACTGATGCTACCATCAGCATTGACTACGAAATTAACCATAACGACACCTTCTATTTCATTCTCCAAAGCAAATGCAGGATATTTGATATTTCTCTGAAGGTAGGCCATGAGGGCATCGTCGCCTCCAGGGAACTCAGGCATTTGTTCTGCAAAAACCAAAGGTTCGTCCACTTTTGGAGCTTCTACTCCCTTACCAGCATCATCTCCAGCATCGAGGTCGTCTAGTTCTTGTCCTACTACTGTAGCAGTAGATATCTCAGCCTTGGATTCTTTTACTTCTTCCACTGTTTTAATTTCCTCATCCGGTGGTGCTACTTCTACAATCTTCGGTGGGACAAACTGAATAGTTGCTTTCACTGGCGGCGGTGGCGGTGGCGGCGGCGGTGGTGGAGTTTTCTCATTGAGTGGCGGTGGAGCTTTAAGCTCTGTAACCTTGCGTATTGGAGCCTTGGTCTCAAAAACTATTTTATCTTTCAATTTCTCATAAACAACATAGCCTACAATGATACCTAGGACAAGGAATAGAAAAATAACTAAGGATCTTTTGAGATGCTGAGGATAACTCTTCCGCAGGTCATACGCACCATATGATTTATTTTTACCTCTGAATAAGAGGTCGTCTAGTGAGCCCTTCAAGGCTATTACTTGATCTATATTCATCTTATTCTTATTTATTTTTGAACTGCTTTTTTCATAGAATTCTCAACTAAAATCTTTTCTGGATCTGAAATCGGTAGAATGGCATAAAATTTTATATCATTGATATGCATTTCATCCAAGATATCTACCATATTGCCATATACAGATGAGTCTACAGCTTTTATCAATACCATGGTTTTATTGTTCTTTTTGGAATCCATTCCCATTCCTCCAGGTAAGGCAGCGACTGCTTTTTTCTTATCCATAATTACCTTACGTATGCCTTTTTCTTTATCAAAGGAAGTAGCTACAATAGCATTAGGATCCGCTGCTGCTTTTTCTGGACTACCAAAGTAGTATAGAATAACATTTTTAGGCGCTAATAAAACGGTC containing:
- a CDS encoding gliding motility-associated C-terminal domain-containing protein, whose amino-acid sequence is MTKLRLFFATFLLVWGNLISQNNCADYIQVCGNQAISLNVSGGGVQEIGFNTWCFFQEHNSLWLRFTIQTGGTLGFNLIPASTSIVEDYDFMIFGPNVTCINKGTPIRCSSTNPQAAGSPNNHTGMRASSTDVSEGPGNLGDNWVQWLTVNAGESYFLLIDRPLGNSAFTLNWTGTAVLKKTDAGPDLTVCKGKTITMAATETGTWIQHSTNPSTVSFSSITNPKSSVSGFNTAGIYKFTWSSLGCADTMQIQVLNTSSSNEAKTICQGQTYRGHSATGVYKDTLKNIAGCDSIITLTLTVNPNSGSTIYKTICQGESFLGRTTSGTYTDKLVSANGCDSMRTLILTVNPSHNPVINKSICDGESFMGKTVTGTYTFSYKNTFGCDSIVTLNLRVNNYSNVVINAAICQGQSYNGKTVAGTYKDSFKSIEGCDSIRTLNLTVNQHSTSTIRDTICDGKSHGGHTKTGTYVDVLKNVVNCDSTRTLHLVVKPNSFFTVNKKICQGESFLGRSSTGNYSDIFLSANGCDSTRFLNLWVTPKVTIPLNRKICEGEVFMGHTTSGFYIDTLRNDIGCDSIITHLTLRVIPKDSLLRKTICEGESFLGYDSTGVYFDNIIDENNCPRLRRLELTVNPTTYGSETKIICFGETYKGKNKTGKYSIKYKNVNGCDSFFSLDLTVKPDFLTKTLRDTNTCRGNPITLGVKEGYKAYEWNDGENTAVRNVNISDNYVVTVTNHDDCLSTDKAKVFFYPLPKVEIGEDTIIYDGEILRLEPKISGILNYQGLRWSPKQLFKCDSCLNQWLETGQSTYVKLAYNDKYTCYGQDSFDIRVLPVQNVGLPTAFSPNGDGENDYFELNGGPVRSLSISIFNRWGEKVYEYTGKTPAWDGKYKGEPSPTGVYTYFVRFNLYKGGIQEKMGTFTIIR
- a CDS encoding response regulator transcription factor; translation: MESRTIVTLLYEDISYLRDGLFQLINGTEGVKCAAAFENPVDVLKHIESYQPDVILMDIEMPEMNGIEAIKQIRKIYPDLPILIQTVHEADDTVFDALCAGASGYILKKTRPAELIDAIESVYKGGAPMNPQIATKVLSLFRNIQNEKINIDENYALTEKEKSILGLLVKGYSQKMIAADINISIDTVRFHFKNIYKKLHVHSQSEAVSKAILHKIV
- a CDS encoding ATP-binding protein codes for the protein MYIGKTGDGTSQDDGIYILLKEIMDNAIDEFIMGHGKKVDINLDSAEVMIRDYGRGIPLEKVVDSISKMNTSGKFDSKAFKKSVGMNGVGSKAVNALSSYFKVKSVREGKEKIAEFEGGKLKMETKIQASKDVNGTTIWFRPDNAIFHNYRFIPDYVQEQLWNYAYLNAGLKLIFNGQEFSSKDGLKDLVSKKIDEESQQYPIIHLKNDEIEMAFTHSSKYGEEYYTFVNGQYTTQGGTHLGAFKEAIVKTIRDFYKKDFDASDIRMSIVGAICVRIQEPMFESQTKTKLGTVTLENDGRSMKAFVNDFVKQYLDNYLHKNPLVAEAILKKIQNSERERKDMEGVRKIAKERAKKANIHNKKLRDCRYHYTDEKYDHNKETTIFITEGDSASGSMTKSRNAETQAVFSLKGKPQNCFGMKKKIVYENEELNLLQHALDIEEGIENLRYNNVIIATDADHDGMHIRLLLLTFFLQFFPELVINGHVKVLETPIFRVRNKKETIYCYSDQEKKAAIKKLGGKPEITRFKGLGEISPDEFKLFIGKDMRLMPIILDDKVKIQELLKYYMGGNDKERQRFILDNLIYEIDEVEEEFAA